In a genomic window of Oncorhynchus masou masou isolate Uvic2021 unplaced genomic scaffold, UVic_Omas_1.1 unplaced_scaffold_2228, whole genome shotgun sequence:
- the LOC135533117 gene encoding extracellular calcium-sensing receptor-like encodes MSLRGWLWLLYCLHVPGCVWGLDGGGEGACRLIAKPVSGSVYRAGDVVIGGLFPIHVEAPPPEQEFRSIEGNSTCTIFYQRAYRWLQTMIFAVEEINRDPALLPNLTLGFLAADTCLSEGTTLGAALAIVTGQEASVVGTECGTTPEVPVIIGDARSSASIVVAQTLGPFDLPMVSYFASCACLSDNWRYPSFFRTVPSDAFQARGMARLLRQMGWVWVGLVSGDDDYGKFGVQVLLQELQGSGVCVAYSEVIPKVGSQRRIRYIVDTIRGSTARVVVTFAITKDAHALMEEVVRQNITDKQWIASEAWVTDSTLSSPENLPSLAGTIGFALKKADIPGLGTFLTRLHPDGNYQKSDPFLKLMWEEMFGCSLEVELSMTQSSRRQCTGSEVIGEGESQYADVSQLRASYNVYKAVYAIAYAIQDMMACRPGDGVFNGGQCPDIRKLQPSQIVHYLRGVNFSTPVGESFHFDMNGDPPASYDIINWHVTPEGTAEFVQVGNFLSSEGSGGQIDIDMDKVVWGGGSGDEVLVSVCSADCPPGTRHAVQKGKPVCCFDCLSCAEGEISNTTGSVECIGCPERFWSNPDRTACIPQLVDFLSYSDTMGIILSVISVSGATLTAGALATFLYHRHTALVKANNSELSFLLLLSLKLCFLCALVFIGQPNPWTCMLRHTLFGISFVFCISCLLSRTVVVLVAFRATLPGENLMRYFSPTQQRMGISLCTLIQVLICVLWLALAPPQPAERGGREGRGPRVVLECEVGSVIGFSLVLGYIGLLASICLLLAFLARKLPDNFNEAKFITFSMLIFCAVWISFIPAYVSSPGKYTVAVEIFAILASSFGLLFCLFAPKCYIILLRPERNTKKHMMSK; translated from the exons atgAGCCTCAGGGGCTGGCTGTGGCTGCTCTACTGTCTCCATGTCCCTGGGTGTGTCTGGGGtctggatggaggtggagagggggcttGTCGGCTGATAGCTAAGCCTGTCTCAGGCAGTGTTTATCGGGCAGGAGATGTGGTCATTGGGGGCCTGTTCCCCATCCATGTGGAAGCCCCTCCGCCAGAGCAGGAGTTCAGGAGCATTGAGGGAAATTCTACCTGTACAAT TTTCTACCAGCGTGCTTACCGCTGGCTCCAGACTATGATCTTTGCTGTGGAGGAGATTAACCGTGACCCAGCCCTCCTGCCTAACCTCACCCTGGGGTTCCTGGCTGCTGACACATGCCTGTCAGAGGGCACCACCCTGGGGGCGGCCCTAGCCATAGTGACTGGCCAGGAGGCCTCTGTGGTGGGCACAGAATGTGGCACTACCCCTGAGGTTCCCGTCATCATCGGGGATGCCCGCTCCTCAGCTTCCATCGTGGTGGCACAGACCCTCGGGCCGTTTGATTTACCCATG gtGAGTTACTTTGCCAGTTGTGCGTGTTTGAGTGACAACTGGAGGTACCCCTCATTCTTCCGTACGGTACCCAGCGATGCCTTCCAGGCTCGGGGCATGGCCAGGCTGCTGCGTCAGATGGGCTGGGTGTGGGTGGGACTGGTGTCAGGGGATGATGACTATGGCAAGTTTGGGGTTCAGGTGCTTCTCCAAGAGCTCCAGGGATCTGGGGTATGTGTCGCCTACTCTGAGGTCATCCCCAAG GTAGGATCTCAGAGACGTATCAGGTACATCGTGGACACCATCAGAGGATCGACTGCGAGAGTGGTGGTGACATTTGCTATCACAAAGGATGCACAT GCCCTGATGGAAGAGGTTGTCCGTCAGAACATTACAGATAAGCAGTGGATTGCCTCAGAAGCCTGGGTCACTgactccactctctcctcccctgaaaATCTGCCCTCTCTTGCCGGGACCATTGGTTTTGCCCTGAAGAAAGCTGATATTCCCGGCTTGGGGACGTTCCTAACACGCCTCCATCCAGATGGGAACTACCAGAAGTCTGACCCCTTCCTGAAGTTAATGTGGGAAGAGATGTTTGGGTGTTCTCTGGAGGTTGAACTCAGCATGACCCAGTCATCCAGGCGACAGTGTACTGGGTCAGAGGTCATAG GTGAGGGGGAGAGCCAGTATGCTGACGTGTCTCAGCTGAGAGCCAGCTATAATGTGTACAAGGCTGTGTACGCCATCGCCTACGCCATACAGGATATGATGGCCTGTCGACCAGGGGACGGAGTCTTTAATGGTGGACAGTGCCCTGATATCAGGAAGCTTCAGCCCAGCCAG ATTGTTCATTATCTGAGGGGAGTGAACTTCAGTACTCCTGTGGGGGAATCTTTCCACTTCGACATGAATGGTGATCCGCCTGCCTCTTATGACATCATCAACTGGCATGTGACCCCCGAGGGGACGGCAGAGTTTGTCCAGGTCGGAAATTTTCTGTCCTCTGAGGGATCGGGCGGCCAGATTGACATCGACATGGATAAAGTGGTGTGGGGTGGGGGCAGCGGAGATGAG GTCCTTGTGTCTGTATGCAGTGCTGACTGTCCCCCTGGTACCAGGCATGCGGTACAGAAGGGGAAGCCTGTGTGCTGCTTTGACTGTCTGTCCTGTGCTGAGGGAGAGATCAGCAACACAACAG GGTCAGTTGAGTGTATTGGGTGTCCAGAGCGGTTTTGGTCCAACCCTGATCGTACGGCCTGCATCCCCCAGCTGGTGGACTTCCTCTCCTATAGCGACACCATGGGCAtcattctgtctgtcatctcagttTCCGGGGCAACACTCACAGCCGGTGCCCTGGCCACCTTCCTCTACCACCGTCACACGGCCCTG GTGAAAGCCAACAACTCTGAGCTCAGCTTCCTGCTCCTTCTGTCGCTCAAGCTCTGCTTCCTGTGTGCTCTGGTTTTCATTGGTCAGCCAAACCCGTGGACATGCATGCTCAGACACACCCTGTTTGGTATAAGCTTTGTTTTCTGCATCTCCTGTCTGCTCAGCAGGactgtggtggtgctggtggcctTCAGGGCCACTCTTCCTGGAGAGAACCTGATGAGATACTTCAGTCCCACCCAGCAGAGGATGGGTATCTCACTCTGCACACTCATCCAG GTGCTGATCTGTGTGCTGTGGCTGGCCTTAGCTCCACCCCAACCGgctgagaggggaggaagagagggtcgTGGGCCGAGGGTCGTCCTGGAGTGTGAGGTGGGTTCTGTGATCGGCTTCTCTCTGGTGCTGGGCTACATCGGCCTGCTGGCCTCCATCTGTCTCCTTTTAGCCTTcctggccaggaaactcccagaCAACTTCAACGAGGCCAAGTTCATCACCTTCAGCATGCTGATCTTCTGTGCCGTGTGGATTTCCTTCATCCCTGCCTACGTCAGCTCTCCTGGGAAGTACACAGTAGCTGTAGAGATCTTTGCCATCCTGGCCTCCAGCTTTgggctgctgttctgtctgtttGCTCCAAAGTGTTACATCATCCTTCTGAGACCAGAGAGaaacaccaagaaacacatgatgtccaaatag